In Promicromonospora sukumoe, the following proteins share a genomic window:
- a CDS encoding LacI family DNA-binding transcriptional regulator, with the protein MSKDLRRAAPTLEDVAKVAGVSRATVSRVINGKRKVAPAVQEVVLEAVAETGYVPNRAARSLVTRRTGTVAVVISGADADPEGELDLSGVFSDPFFGRVVGSLVRTLRPHDVHPVLMFADDAQTRGQVTSYLRFGNADGALLVSTYADDPLPEELIGTGRPIVLFARPGHAIPASYVDLANADGARLAANHLLDRGCRTLGVISGPLDVPSARDRLDGFRDAAARRGHAFVPSAAGSFTFESGESAMEELLAAAPDLDGVFVSNDLMAQGAIHVLQSRGRRVPDDVAIVGFDDSPVAVQARPRLTTVRQPVEKMAEEMARMLLEQIDADEPAVRSAIFEPVLVVRDSA; encoded by the coding sequence GTGAGCAAGGACCTGCGGCGCGCGGCGCCCACCCTGGAGGACGTGGCGAAGGTCGCCGGCGTCTCGCGCGCGACCGTGTCCCGGGTCATCAACGGCAAGCGCAAGGTGGCGCCGGCCGTCCAGGAGGTGGTCCTGGAGGCGGTCGCCGAGACGGGGTACGTGCCCAACCGGGCCGCGCGGTCCCTGGTCACGCGCCGGACGGGCACGGTCGCCGTCGTCATCTCGGGCGCCGACGCCGACCCCGAGGGCGAGCTCGACCTGTCCGGCGTCTTCTCCGACCCGTTCTTCGGCCGGGTGGTCGGGTCGCTCGTGCGCACCCTGCGGCCCCACGACGTGCACCCGGTGCTCATGTTCGCCGACGACGCGCAGACCCGCGGCCAGGTGACCTCCTACCTGCGGTTCGGCAACGCGGACGGCGCCCTGCTGGTGTCCACGTACGCGGACGACCCGCTCCCCGAGGAGCTCATCGGCACCGGGCGCCCCATCGTGCTGTTCGCCCGGCCGGGCCACGCGATCCCCGCGAGCTACGTGGACCTCGCGAACGCCGACGGCGCCCGCCTGGCCGCAAACCACCTGCTCGACCGCGGCTGCCGCACGCTCGGCGTGATCTCCGGGCCGCTCGACGTCCCCTCCGCGCGCGACCGGCTCGACGGCTTCCGGGACGCCGCGGCGCGGCGCGGGCACGCCTTCGTCCCCAGCGCCGCCGGGTCGTTCACCTTCGAGAGCGGCGAGTCCGCGATGGAGGAGCTGCTCGCGGCCGCGCCGGACCTCGACGGCGTCTTCGTCTCGAACGACCTCATGGCGCAGGGCGCGATCCACGTGCTCCAGTCCCGCGGCCGGCGCGTGCCCGACGACGTCGCGATCGTCGGGTTCGACGACAGCCCCGTGGCCGTGCAGGCCCGCCCCCGGCTGACGACGGTGCGGCAGCCCGTCGAGAAGATGGCGGAGGAGATGGCGCGGATGCTGCTGGAGCAGATCGACGCCGACGAGCCGGCGGTCCGCTCGGCGATCTTCGAGCCGGTCCTGGTGGTCCGCGACTCGGCGTGA
- a CDS encoding nitroreductase family deazaflavin-dependent oxidoreductase → MWTWILWVVGALLVLGLAAFVALVLVMRTKNRRGLAVVRRFNRRVTNRRTLRDAGKAGSSNDLIRHVGRRSGARYATPIGVYPMDDDFLVYLPYGAGVDWLRNVRAAGSAELLVDGQTYVVTPEIVEPAEALPYLSAADRRVARLFKVTDFLALRRAPGGAADAEGVESATGSTSAGGAE, encoded by the coding sequence ATGTGGACCTGGATCCTGTGGGTAGTGGGGGCTCTTCTCGTGCTGGGGCTCGCCGCGTTCGTGGCGCTGGTGCTGGTCATGCGCACCAAGAACCGGCGAGGTCTCGCGGTCGTCCGCCGGTTCAACCGCCGGGTCACCAACCGCCGGACGCTGCGCGACGCAGGGAAGGCCGGTTCGTCCAACGACCTGATCCGCCATGTCGGGCGCAGGTCCGGGGCGCGGTACGCGACGCCGATCGGCGTGTACCCGATGGACGACGACTTCCTCGTGTACCTGCCGTACGGCGCCGGCGTGGACTGGCTGCGCAACGTCCGGGCGGCCGGCTCCGCGGAGCTGCTGGTCGACGGGCAGACCTACGTGGTGACCCCGGAGATCGTCGAGCCGGCCGAGGCGCTGCCCTACCTGAGCGCGGCGGACCGGCGGGTCGCGCGGCTCTTCAAGGTCACCGACTTCCTCGCGCTGCGGCGGGCGCCGGGGGGTGCGGCCGATGCGGAGGGCGTGGAGAGCGCGACCGGCTCGACCAGCGCGGGCGGCGCCGAGTGA
- a CDS encoding NAD(P)-dependent alcohol dehydrogenase, translating into MRAVVRDRYGPPDVLRLATLDAPEPGPGEAVVRVEAASLNMADVDHLLGRPRLARLATGLVRPANLRVGLDVAGTVERVGADVTGLRPGGRVWADLFDSGHGSLADRVCVPASALAPLPGQVAFDDAATVPHSGSLALQGLRAAGPIKAGERVLINGAGGCVGPFAVQIAKARGAVVTAVDHGGKLDLLREVGADEVIDYTRQDVTRSDRRFDVVLDIADTRSLVALRRCLAPGGRYVLIARRIGSFAEKALLGPVVGRLTGTRMGTFAWHPNRRSDLDELAALLVSGAVRPVVDRRYSLDEAAEAFDRLATGAARGKLLITP; encoded by the coding sequence GTGAGGGCCGTCGTCCGCGACCGCTACGGCCCGCCCGACGTGCTCCGGCTGGCGACGCTCGACGCGCCCGAGCCGGGCCCGGGCGAGGCGGTCGTGCGGGTCGAGGCCGCCTCGCTGAACATGGCCGACGTCGACCACCTGCTCGGCCGGCCCCGACTCGCCCGCCTGGCCACGGGCCTGGTGCGCCCGGCGAACCTCCGGGTCGGGCTCGACGTGGCCGGGACCGTCGAGCGCGTCGGCGCCGACGTGACCGGCCTGCGCCCGGGCGGCCGCGTCTGGGCCGACCTCTTCGACAGCGGCCACGGGTCGCTCGCCGACCGGGTGTGCGTCCCGGCGTCGGCCCTCGCGCCGCTCCCGGGGCAGGTCGCGTTCGACGACGCCGCCACGGTGCCGCACTCGGGCTCGCTCGCGCTCCAGGGCCTGCGCGCCGCGGGGCCGATCAAGGCCGGCGAGCGCGTGCTGATCAACGGCGCGGGCGGCTGCGTGGGGCCGTTCGCGGTGCAGATCGCCAAGGCCCGCGGCGCGGTGGTCACCGCCGTCGACCACGGGGGCAAGCTGGACCTGCTCCGCGAGGTGGGCGCGGACGAGGTGATCGACTACACCCGGCAGGACGTCACGCGCTCCGACCGGCGGTTCGACGTGGTCCTGGACATCGCCGACACCCGGTCCCTCGTCGCGCTGCGTCGCTGCCTGGCCCCGGGCGGCCGGTACGTGCTGATCGCGCGGCGGATCGGGTCCTTCGCGGAGAAGGCGCTGCTCGGCCCGGTGGTCGGCAGGCTGACCGGGACCAGGATGGGCACCTTCGCCTGGCACCCGAACCGGCGGTCCGACCTGGACGAGCTGGCGGCGCTGCTCGTCTCGGGCGCGGTGCGCCCCGTCGTCGACCGCCGCTACTCGCTCGACGAGGCCGCGGAGGCGTTCGACCGCCTCGCCACGGGCGCCGCCCGCGGCAAGCTACTGATCACCCCGTAG
- a CDS encoding glycoside hydrolase family 19 protein produces the protein MAVPGSAATAGGSAAPAAVADCSAPAWSAGAVYVGGNLVTHAGASWRAKWWTQGETPGTTGEWGVWERVATCGGGEPPVDPPGTEDFPVSQAQFNSFFPNRNSFYTYAGLVDALSAYPGFANSGSETVQKREAAAFLANVSHETGGLVHIVEQNTANYPHYCDTTQPYGCPAGNAQYYGRGPVQLSWNFNYKAAGDALGIDLLNNPNLVSTNSAIAWKTGLWYWNTQNGPGTMTPHNAIVNGAGFGETIRSINGSIECNGGNPAQVQSRIDTYLRFTSALGVDPGGNLYC, from the coding sequence GTGGCAGTCCCCGGCTCGGCGGCCACCGCGGGCGGCTCGGCCGCACCCGCTGCCGTCGCCGACTGCAGCGCGCCGGCCTGGAGCGCCGGCGCCGTCTACGTCGGCGGCAACCTGGTCACGCACGCCGGCGCCTCGTGGCGCGCCAAGTGGTGGACCCAGGGCGAGACGCCCGGCACCACCGGCGAGTGGGGCGTCTGGGAGCGTGTCGCCACCTGCGGCGGCGGTGAGCCCCCGGTCGACCCGCCCGGCACCGAGGACTTCCCGGTCAGCCAGGCGCAGTTCAACTCGTTCTTCCCCAACCGGAACTCGTTCTACACGTACGCGGGTCTGGTCGACGCGCTCAGCGCCTACCCCGGGTTCGCGAACAGCGGCAGCGAGACCGTCCAGAAGCGTGAGGCCGCGGCGTTCCTCGCCAACGTCTCGCACGAGACCGGCGGGCTGGTGCACATCGTCGAGCAGAACACGGCGAACTACCCGCACTACTGTGACACGACGCAGCCGTACGGCTGCCCCGCGGGCAACGCCCAGTACTACGGCCGCGGGCCCGTCCAGCTCAGCTGGAACTTCAACTACAAGGCCGCGGGCGACGCCCTCGGCATCGACCTGCTGAACAACCCGAACCTGGTCTCGACCAACTCGGCGATCGCCTGGAAGACCGGCCTCTGGTACTGGAACACCCAGAACGGCCCGGGCACCATGACGCCGCACAACGCCATCGTGAACGGTGCCGGCTTCGGCGAGACGATCCGGAGCATCAACGGCTCCATCGAGTGCAACGGCGGCAACCCGGCACAGGTCCAGAGCCGGATCGACACCTACCTGCGCTTCACGAGCGCCCTGGGCGTCGACCCGGGCGGCAACCTCTACTGCTGA
- a CDS encoding NAD(P)/FAD-dependent oxidoreductase produces the protein MTETKSAIVVGAGMVGLATAWHLQERGVEVTVLDRHGVASGSSWGNAGWLTPGMAMPLADPSLWAYGPKAMLDPDAALSVPFRFDRALWGFLARFMAHATPGAWQRAMAALTPIDRLALEAYDELESGGVHATSYDSPWVVGFEREQQSRPFVHELRAVAKAGQKIALSRVPDGVRVPHLSRAVRSTWTLEGQRYIEPGPYVEALATSVSARGAKVLTDARVTDVRTRAGGGAEVDVAGHDTLRSDAVVVATGAWLPDLTRRLGVRTRVQAGRGYSFSVPVSGPPIDHPVYFPARRVACTPYQGRLRIAGTMEFRGPDEPFQPRRIEAIVNSVRGLFEGVDLDSRADEWVGSRPVTPDGLPLVGRTAAPGVYVAGGHGMWGMVLGPATGRALAAQITTGETPEEIRPFDPLR, from the coding sequence GTGACCGAGACGAAGTCCGCGATCGTGGTCGGGGCCGGCATGGTCGGCCTGGCGACAGCCTGGCACCTGCAGGAACGTGGCGTGGAGGTGACGGTCCTGGACCGGCACGGCGTCGCGTCCGGGTCCTCCTGGGGGAACGCCGGCTGGCTGACGCCGGGGATGGCGATGCCGCTCGCCGACCCGTCGCTCTGGGCCTACGGCCCGAAGGCGATGCTCGACCCCGACGCCGCGCTCAGCGTCCCCTTCCGGTTCGACCGCGCGCTCTGGGGCTTCCTCGCCCGGTTCATGGCGCACGCGACGCCCGGCGCGTGGCAGCGCGCCATGGCCGCCCTCACCCCGATCGACCGCCTGGCCCTGGAGGCGTACGACGAGCTCGAGTCAGGCGGCGTCCACGCGACCTCGTACGACAGCCCCTGGGTGGTCGGGTTCGAGCGCGAGCAGCAGTCGCGCCCGTTCGTCCACGAGCTCCGCGCCGTGGCGAAGGCCGGCCAGAAGATCGCGCTGTCCCGGGTGCCCGACGGCGTCCGCGTGCCCCACCTCTCCCGGGCCGTCCGGTCCACCTGGACCCTGGAGGGGCAGCGGTACATCGAGCCCGGCCCGTACGTGGAGGCGCTGGCGACGTCGGTCAGCGCGCGCGGCGCCAAGGTCCTGACGGACGCCCGGGTCACCGACGTCCGGACGCGGGCGGGCGGCGGCGCCGAGGTCGACGTCGCCGGCCACGACACGCTCCGGTCGGACGCCGTCGTCGTCGCCACGGGCGCGTGGCTCCCGGACCTGACCCGGCGGCTCGGCGTCCGCACGCGCGTGCAGGCGGGGCGCGGCTACTCGTTCAGCGTGCCCGTCTCCGGCCCGCCGATCGACCACCCCGTCTACTTCCCGGCCCGCCGCGTGGCCTGCACCCCGTACCAGGGGCGGCTGCGGATCGCCGGGACCATGGAGTTCCGCGGGCCCGACGAGCCGTTCCAGCCGCGCCGGATCGAGGCGATCGTGAACTCGGTCCGCGGCCTCTTCGAGGGCGTCGACCTGGACTCCCGGGCCGACGAGTGGGTCGGCTCCCGGCCCGTGACGCCGGACGGGCTGCCGCTCGTGGGCCGGACGGCGGCGCCCGGCGTCTACGTGGCGGGCGGTCACGGCATGTGGGGCATGGTGCTCGGCCCGGCCACCGGCCGCGCCCTCGCGGCACAGATCACGACGGGGGAGACGCCGGAGGAGATCAGGCCGTTCGACCCGCTGCGCTGA
- a CDS encoding tRNA (cytidine(34)-2'-O)-methyltransferase, translating to MAHIVYFEPRIPGNTGSAIRLAAVTGARLHLVEPLGFDLSEAKLKRAGLDYHDLAVMDVHPSLDAALDALPEARVFAFTTRATTRFTDVEYRPGDVLLFGPEPTGLPPEALKHPRVTDELRIPMLPGRRSLNLTNAASIAVYEVWRQTGFSEGA from the coding sequence CTGGCCCACATCGTGTACTTCGAGCCGCGCATCCCCGGGAACACCGGGTCCGCGATCCGGCTCGCTGCCGTGACCGGCGCGCGGCTGCACCTCGTGGAGCCGCTGGGCTTCGACCTGTCGGAGGCCAAGCTGAAGCGCGCCGGCCTCGACTACCACGACCTCGCCGTCATGGACGTGCACCCGTCGCTCGACGCGGCCCTCGACGCACTGCCCGAGGCCCGGGTGTTCGCGTTCACGACCCGCGCGACCACCCGGTTCACCGACGTCGAGTACCGGCCGGGCGACGTGCTGCTGTTCGGACCCGAGCCCACGGGTCTGCCGCCCGAAGCCCTGAAGCACCCCCGCGTCACCGACGAGCTGCGCATCCCGATGCTGCCGGGCCGCCGGTCGCTCAACCTGACCAACGCGGCGTCGATCGCGGTCTACGAGGTCTGGCGCCAGACGGGCTTCTCCGAGGGAGCGTGA
- a CDS encoding TetR/AcrR family transcriptional regulator, which yields MTSPQTTGTPPRTTLTRARVLESAVALADRDGLGALTMRSLAREVGIEAMSLYHHVASKEDLLDGVVDVVAAEIQDAVAQLDPLPDDAPSSAWKPTMRRQILTARAVLLRHPWASTVLESRTSFSLHIVRYCDSLLGLMRRGGFSWDLVHHAMHALGSRAFGFSQELFEPDGATAGSAADGGAREGADDEAAAMLQQMADQVPHMVQMLAEVAHDEPGATLGWCDDQTEFEFGLDLILDGLDRLSAAGRTA from the coding sequence ATGACTTCCCCGCAGACCACAGGCACGCCACCACGGACCACGCTGACCCGCGCCCGGGTGCTGGAGTCTGCGGTCGCCCTGGCGGACCGGGACGGCCTCGGGGCGCTCACCATGCGGAGCCTGGCCCGCGAGGTCGGCATCGAGGCCATGTCGCTCTACCACCACGTCGCCAGCAAGGAGGACCTGCTGGACGGCGTCGTGGACGTCGTCGCGGCGGAGATCCAGGACGCGGTCGCCCAGCTCGACCCCCTGCCGGACGACGCGCCGTCGTCCGCGTGGAAGCCCACGATGCGCCGGCAGATCCTCACGGCGCGCGCGGTGCTGCTGCGCCACCCCTGGGCGTCGACCGTCCTGGAGTCCCGGACGTCGTTCAGCCTGCACATCGTCCGGTACTGCGACTCGCTGCTGGGGCTGATGCGGCGCGGCGGCTTCTCCTGGGACCTGGTACACCACGCGATGCACGCCCTGGGCAGCCGCGCGTTCGGGTTCTCCCAGGAGCTCTTCGAGCCCGACGGCGCGACCGCGGGCTCGGCCGCCGACGGCGGGGCCAGGGAGGGCGCCGACGACGAGGCGGCCGCGATGCTGCAGCAGATGGCCGACCAGGTGCCGCACATGGTCCAGATGCTCGCCGAGGTGGCCCACGACGAGCCGGGCGCCACCCTGGGCTGGTGCGACGACCAGACCGAGTTCGAGTTCGGCCTCGACCTGATCCTCGACGGGCTCGACCGGCTCAGCGCAGCGGGTCGAACGGCCTGA
- a CDS encoding aldo/keto reductase translates to MPLASRYLAAEDRYDTMQYRRTGRSGLDLPALSLGLWHNFGDTSPFDTQRAILRRALDLGVTHFDLANNYGPSYGAAEANFGRHLAADLKPYRDELVLSTKAGYDMWPGPYGDHGSRKYLLASLDQSLTRMGVDYVDVFYHHRPDPSTPLEETMGALASAVQQGKALYVGVSNYSPARTRDAARILGELGVPLLIHQPSYSMFNRHIENPAHEDGYDGVQSESLLDVVGELGVGTIVFSPLQQGLLTSKYLAGAAPAGSRAARSDSPFLSDRALTEDYLGRAKALNDIAAGRGQTLAQLALAWVLRDERITSALIGASSVAQLEDNVAALAAGPLTADEIAAIEPLARPLG, encoded by the coding sequence ATGCCTCTCGCATCCCGGTACCTCGCAGCAGAGGACCGTTACGACACCATGCAGTACCGCCGCACCGGCCGCTCGGGTCTGGACCTGCCCGCGCTGTCCCTGGGGCTCTGGCACAACTTCGGCGACACCAGCCCGTTCGACACGCAGCGCGCCATCCTGCGCCGCGCGCTCGACCTGGGCGTCACGCACTTCGACCTCGCGAACAACTACGGCCCGTCCTACGGCGCGGCCGAGGCGAACTTCGGCCGGCACCTCGCCGCCGACCTCAAGCCGTACCGCGACGAGCTGGTCCTGTCCACGAAGGCCGGCTACGACATGTGGCCCGGCCCCTACGGCGACCACGGCTCCCGCAAGTACCTGCTGGCCAGCCTCGACCAGTCGCTGACCCGGATGGGCGTCGACTACGTCGACGTCTTCTACCACCACCGGCCCGACCCCTCGACGCCGCTCGAGGAGACCATGGGCGCGCTGGCCTCCGCGGTCCAGCAGGGCAAGGCGCTGTACGTCGGCGTCTCCAACTACTCGCCGGCGCGCACGCGTGACGCCGCGCGCATCCTCGGCGAGCTGGGCGTGCCGCTGCTCATCCACCAGCCGTCCTACTCGATGTTCAACCGGCACATCGAGAACCCCGCCCACGAGGACGGGTACGACGGCGTGCAGAGCGAGTCGCTGCTCGACGTCGTCGGCGAGCTGGGCGTCGGGACCATCGTGTTCTCCCCGCTGCAGCAGGGCCTGCTGACCAGCAAGTACCTCGCCGGCGCGGCCCCGGCCGGGTCGCGTGCGGCCCGCTCCGACTCGCCGTTCCTCTCGGACCGGGCCCTCACCGAGGACTACCTGGGCCGCGCCAAGGCGCTCAACGACATCGCCGCCGGCCGCGGGCAGACGCTCGCGCAGCTCGCGCTCGCCTGGGTGCTGCGCGACGAGCGCATCACCTCCGCGCTGATCGGCGCGTCGTCGGTGGCGCAGCTCGAGGACAACGTCGCGGCGCTCGCGGCGGGACCCCTGACGGCGGACGAGATCGCGGCGATCGAGCCGCTGGCGCGCCCGCTCGGCTGA
- the trpS gene encoding tryptophan--tRNA ligase — MSVTMPPEAAPTSSAPATPHDTATPHDTATLHDLGAAREKRATTRSALAARERTAVLEDRIARNPGEYRVLTGDRPTGALHLGHLMGTVANRVRLQDLGVEVFLIVADYQVITDRDDAGDLPATVREVLLDYLAAGLDPERSTVFTHSAVPALNQLLLPFLSLVTVSELERNPTVKAEAEAAVLRQKRGISGLLLTYPVHQAADILFCHGNLVPVGVDQLPHLEITRTVARRFNQRYSAARPYFPEPDALIAPSTTVLGDDGRRMSKSRGNALELRASEDDTARFFKRAKTDAERAITYEPERRPEIANLLQIGAYFTGGTPEALADEVGAGGAGRLKALVTEAAVEGLRPLRARRRELASAGLRYLDEVLARGNARANEIADRTLDDVRGLMGMRY; from the coding sequence ATGTCCGTGACAATGCCGCCCGAGGCGGCCCCGACGTCGTCCGCCCCCGCCACCCCGCACGACACCGCCACCCCGCACGACACCGCTACCCTGCACGACCTCGGTGCCGCCCGCGAGAAGCGGGCCACCACCCGCTCGGCCCTCGCGGCGCGCGAGCGCACCGCCGTGCTGGAGGACCGGATCGCCCGAAACCCGGGGGAGTACCGCGTGCTGACCGGCGACCGCCCCACCGGGGCCCTGCACCTGGGGCACCTGATGGGGACCGTCGCGAACCGCGTGCGCCTGCAGGACCTGGGCGTCGAGGTGTTCCTCATCGTCGCCGACTACCAGGTCATCACCGACCGGGACGACGCCGGCGACCTGCCCGCGACCGTCCGCGAGGTGCTGCTCGACTACCTCGCGGCGGGCCTGGACCCGGAGCGCAGCACTGTCTTCACGCACTCGGCGGTGCCTGCGCTGAACCAGCTCCTGCTGCCGTTCCTGTCGCTGGTCACGGTGTCCGAGCTGGAGCGCAACCCCACGGTGAAGGCTGAGGCGGAGGCGGCCGTGCTGCGGCAGAAGCGCGGCATCTCCGGCCTGCTGCTCACCTACCCGGTGCACCAGGCCGCCGACATCCTGTTCTGCCACGGCAACCTCGTGCCGGTGGGCGTGGACCAGCTTCCGCACCTGGAGATCACCCGGACCGTCGCGCGGCGGTTCAACCAGCGATATAGCGCCGCCCGGCCGTACTTCCCCGAGCCGGACGCGCTCATCGCGCCGTCGACCACCGTGCTCGGCGACGACGGCCGCCGGATGTCCAAGTCGCGCGGCAACGCGCTGGAGCTGCGGGCCTCGGAGGACGACACGGCGAGGTTCTTCAAGCGCGCGAAGACCGACGCCGAGCGCGCCATCACGTACGAGCCGGAGCGGCGGCCGGAGATCGCCAACCTGCTCCAGATCGGCGCGTACTTCACCGGGGGCACCCCGGAGGCGCTCGCCGACGAGGTGGGCGCCGGGGGAGCGGGGCGCCTCAAGGCCCTGGTCACCGAGGCGGCCGTGGAGGGCCTGCGCCCCCTGCGTGCCCGACGGCGGGAGCTCGCCTCCGCCGGACTGCGGTACCTGGACGAGGTGCTCGCCCGGGGCAACGCGCGGGCGAACGAGATCGCGGACCGCACCCTGGACGACGTCCGCGGGCTCATGGGGATGCGCTACTGA
- a CDS encoding ThuA domain-containing protein, giving the protein MTQRRILILSGRGRYEDPWHDHAATSHAAAGVLGELGAVEVRGLFRSALEDLDSVDLLVVNGGTGRRDAEFDGSDDDWRGFHDRLAGWARAGGAVLGLHQAANTFYDAPDWEAVLGGRWVPGESMHPPIGTARFELTIGHPMTEGLSVVEAFDERYCHLRVASGTRVLGTTLDDDGAPHPVLWVNEEHGGRSVYSALGHDVRSFASEGHQELLRRAASWLLS; this is encoded by the coding sequence ATGACGCAACGCCGCATCCTGATCCTCTCCGGCCGTGGACGCTACGAGGACCCCTGGCACGACCACGCGGCGACGTCGCACGCGGCGGCCGGGGTGCTCGGCGAGCTGGGTGCCGTCGAGGTGCGCGGGCTCTTCCGTAGTGCGCTGGAGGACCTGGACTCCGTGGACCTGCTGGTCGTCAACGGCGGCACGGGCCGACGCGACGCCGAATTCGACGGGTCTGACGACGACTGGCGCGGCTTCCACGACCGGCTGGCCGGCTGGGCGCGGGCCGGGGGTGCCGTGCTCGGGCTGCACCAGGCCGCGAACACCTTCTACGACGCGCCCGACTGGGAGGCGGTGCTGGGTGGCCGCTGGGTTCCCGGCGAGTCGATGCACCCGCCGATCGGCACGGCCCGCTTCGAGCTGACGATCGGCCACCCGATGACCGAGGGCCTGAGCGTGGTCGAGGCCTTCGACGAGCGGTACTGCCATCTTCGTGTCGCCTCGGGCACGCGCGTGCTCGGCACCACCCTGGACGACGACGGCGCCCCGCACCCCGTCCTGTGGGTCAACGAGGAGCACGGCGGCCGCAGCGTGTACTCGGCGCTGGGCCACGACGTCCGCTCCTTCGCGTCGGAGGGGCACCAGGAGCTCCTGCGCCGCGCCGCCTCCTGGCTGCTGTCGTAG